A single region of the Malaclemys terrapin pileata isolate rMalTer1 chromosome 4, rMalTer1.hap1, whole genome shotgun sequence genome encodes:
- the LOC128835535 gene encoding serine protease 27-like has product MGWGALQLLVLAGLMGTAASMSDPHGKGCDEMDSHSRACGCMPVASPPRSLGVSSMHGEGTCGAGKAEGPEQLPSTHMTRSNRVCGRPRAQYRNVGGEDSMEGEWPWQASLLWYNKHLCGGSLISNQWVVTAAHCFQRSMNTSNYMVLLGVNKLANSQPHKLSLGVRRIIRHPKYSGESSSGDIALVELERPIQFTDYILPICLPAASVQFPAGMKCWVTGWGNIQEGEDLPAPQTLQKLQVPIIDQKTCRYLYNMALGEKFPPKAIQNDMMCAGYAEGMKDTCKGDSGGPLVCKASKEWLLAGIISWGEGCAIKNRPGVYIRLTSYEAWIHNHIPDIEFVPEEKGRNVFGNTGAGWAGRTSMTTWLPLLIGLLLMEV; this is encoded by the exons ATGGGCTGGGGGGCGCTGCAGCTCCTCGTCCTGGCCGGGCTGATGGGGACGGCTGCCAGCATGTCGGATCCCCACGGGAAAGGCTGCGATGAGATGGACTCGCACTCCAGAG CGTGTGGGTGTATGCCCGTCGCCTCTCCTCCTCGGAGCCTGGGCGTCAGCTCCATGCACGGAGAAGGCACTTGTGGGGCTGGGAAAGCCGAGGGCCCCGAACAGC TTCCCAGCACCCACATGACCCGGTCCAATAGAG tATGTGGCCGCCCCAGAGCTCAGTACCGGAACGTGGGGGGTGAGGATTCGATGGAAGGTGAGTGGCCCTGGCAGGCGAGTCTGCTCTGGTACAACAAACATCTGTGCGGGGGATCCCTCATCTCCAACCAGTGGGTGGTGACGGCAGCTCATTGCTTCCAACG GAGTATGAACACCTCCAACTACATGGTGCTGCTGGGAGTCAACAAGTTGGCCAACAGTCAACCTCACAAGCTGTCCTTGGGTGTGAGACGCATCATCCGCCACCCGAAATACTCAGGGGAATCTTCCAGCGGGGACATAGCCTTGGTGGAGCTGGAGAGACCCATCCAATTCACCGATTATATCctccccatctgcctcccagctgcctctgtccAGTTCCCAGCAGGCATGAAATGCTGGGTGACGGGCTGGGGCAACATCCAGGAAGGAG AGGACCTGCCAGCTCCGCAGACCCTCCAGAAGCTTCAGGTGCCCATTATAGACCAGAAGACCTGCAGGTATCTCTACAACATGGCGCTAGGGGAGAAGTTCCCACCCAAGGCCATCCAGAATGACATGATGTGTGCCGGGTATGCTGAGGGCATGAAGGATACATGCAag GGGGACTCCGGTGGCCCGCTGGTCTGCAAGGCCTCCAAggagtggctgctggccgggatcaTCAGCTGGGGCGAAGGCTGTGCCATCAAGAACCGCCCCGGGGTCTACATCCGCCTCACCTCCTATGAGGCCTGGATCCACAACCACATCCCTGACATCGAGTTTGTGCCAGAGGAGAAGGGGAGGAACGTGTTCGGGAACACCGGGGCTGGCTGGGCCGGGAGGACCAGCATGACCACCTGGCTGCCGCTGCTCATCGGGCTTCTCCTCATGGAGGTCTAG